The following coding sequences are from one Vibrio syngnathi window:
- the mtnN gene encoding 5'-methylthioadenosine/S-adenosylhomocysteine nucleosidase, which produces MKIGIIGAMEQEVAILKAAISDITEVNKGGCTFFSGQLDGVDVVLLQSGIGKVAAAVGTSILLSEYQPDVVLNTGSAGGFDSTLNLGDVVISTEVRHHDADVTAFGYEIGQMAGQPAAFKADDKLMAVAEQALAQMEDKHAVRGLICTGDAFVCTAERQAFIRKHFPSVVAVEMEASAIAQACHQFQVPFVVVRAISDVADKESPMSFEEFLPLAAQSSSEMVIKMVALLK; this is translated from the coding sequence ATGAAAATCGGCATCATTGGCGCAATGGAGCAAGAAGTTGCGATCCTAAAAGCAGCAATTTCAGACATTACTGAAGTTAATAAAGGCGGTTGTACCTTTTTCTCTGGTCAGCTAGATGGTGTTGACGTTGTTTTGCTTCAATCAGGCATTGGTAAAGTAGCAGCGGCTGTTGGTACTTCAATCCTGCTAAGCGAATACCAACCAGATGTAGTTCTAAACACTGGCTCTGCTGGCGGTTTTGATTCAACACTGAACCTTGGCGATGTGGTTATCTCTACTGAAGTTCGTCACCACGATGCTGACGTTACAGCTTTCGGTTACGAAATCGGCCAAATGGCTGGTCAACCTGCAGCATTCAAGGCAGATGACAAGCTGATGGCTGTTGCAGAACAAGCTCTAGCACAAATGGAAGATAAGCACGCCGTTCGTGGCCTTATCTGTACTGGCGACGCGTTTGTTTGCACAGCAGAACGCCAAGCGTTCATCCGCAAGCACTTCCCATCAGTGGTTGCTGTAGAGATGGAAGCATCGGCTATCGCTCAAGCTTGTCACCAATTTCAAGTACCATTCGTGGTTGTTCGTGCAATCTCTGACGTTGCAGACAAAGAATCACCAATGAGCTTCGAAGAGTTCCTGCCACTTGCAGCGCAAAGCTCTTCTGAGATGGTTATCAAGATGGTTGCCCTACTAAAGTAA
- a CDS encoding DUF1499 domain-containing protein, translating to MKKAALLSLSLLTLTACSQGITDMKDRTSSPCGDKPNCVSTQDDREQHALAEFDLSESVTLDQIEQVALTLPGAKTASKTEDYLRVECTSRIMRFVDDLELKITDGKLIVRSESRTGHSDFGVNRKRADQLRASLKSEGLIK from the coding sequence ATGAAAAAAGCCGCTCTCCTTTCTCTATCTCTTTTAACTTTAACCGCTTGCAGCCAAGGAATCACGGACATGAAAGACAGAACTTCATCACCTTGTGGAGACAAACCAAACTGCGTTTCAACTCAAGATGACCGTGAACAACATGCTCTAGCAGAGTTTGACCTCTCAGAGTCTGTAACTCTCGATCAGATTGAACAAGTTGCCCTAACCTTACCAGGCGCAAAAACAGCCAGTAAAACCGAAGATTACCTGCGTGTTGAATGTACTTCTCGCATCATGCGCTTTGTCGATGACTTAGAGCTTAAGATCACTGATGGTAAACTGATCGTGCGTTCAGAGTCTCGCACTGGCCATTCTGACTTTGGCGTCAACCGAAAACGAGCGGATCAACTTCGTGCTAGCTTGAAAAGCGAAGGCTTAATCAAATAG
- a CDS encoding cobalamin biosynthesis family protein, with amino-acid sequence MQTLFDQVFANGVLLVMWGALLFHLILPIPHAAHPTTLWHKFAELLATKVNNNQNYSQSLISGTLAWGLMVLPTLVILLALQPLVWQSQLFELALLLLAIDWRNNEKLANQLIKALGREDKATARQLLAPIVNRQTESLSSLGLGKAAAETIIMGYARNVVCVLFWYAIGGGIAALMYRLIVELARAWSPSRKQFSPFGSTAIKIVAILEFIPIRLFALMIVCGDKASHTFKMMLVQSRAWPLPGPAWLITAVGNKLELSLGGPAIYDNTKAIRAKLGGRIAPSALHLSQVQKLLFGRIAIWIFLQSLILLFVHQGI; translated from the coding sequence ATGCAAACACTGTTTGATCAGGTATTTGCAAATGGCGTGCTCCTTGTAATGTGGGGAGCACTGCTTTTTCATTTAATTTTACCTATCCCCCATGCCGCACACCCCACGACCTTATGGCATAAGTTTGCTGAACTTTTAGCAACCAAGGTTAATAACAATCAAAATTATTCCCAAAGCTTAATCTCAGGCACTTTAGCTTGGGGGTTAATGGTCTTGCCTACTCTGGTTATTCTATTGGCACTGCAGCCACTGGTTTGGCAATCACAACTGTTTGAATTAGCGCTGTTGTTACTCGCCATTGATTGGCGTAACAATGAAAAGTTGGCAAATCAACTGATCAAAGCTCTTGGCCGAGAAGATAAAGCCACGGCTCGCCAGTTATTGGCGCCGATTGTTAATCGTCAAACTGAATCACTGTCATCACTTGGGCTTGGCAAAGCCGCTGCTGAAACTATCATCATGGGTTACGCTCGTAATGTGGTTTGTGTTTTATTCTGGTACGCCATTGGTGGTGGAATCGCCGCTTTAATGTATCGCCTGATTGTCGAATTAGCGCGGGCGTGGTCACCAAGCCGTAAGCAGTTCTCTCCATTTGGATCAACGGCAATCAAGATCGTCGCTATCCTAGAATTTATACCGATACGATTGTTTGCCTTAATGATTGTATGTGGTGATAAAGCGTCTCACACATTCAAGATGATGCTCGTTCAGAGTCGCGCTTGGCCATTGCCCGGCCCAGCATGGTTGATTACTGCTGTCGGCAACAAGCTTGAGCTGTCACTGGGCGGCCCTGCGATTTACGACAACACCAAAGCTATTCGAGCAAAATTAGGCGGCAGAATCGCCCCTTCAGCCCTGCACTTGTCTCAAGTTCAAAAACTGCTGTTTGGTCGCATCGCTATCTGGATATTTTTACAAAGCCTAATCTTACTATTTGTTCACCAAGGGATTTAG
- a CDS encoding FAD-dependent oxidoreductase — translation MSQNVYQFIDVNRVDPAKKPIKIRKIEFVEIYEPFTKQQAKAQADRCLDCGNPYCEWKCPVHNYIPQWLKLANEGRIIEAAELSHQTNSLPEVCGRVCPQDRLCEGSCTLNDDFGAVTIGNIEKYINDKAFEMGWKPDMSHVEWTDKKVAIIGAGPAGLAAADILVRNGVKAVVFDRYPEIGGLLTFGIPSFKLEKGIMENRRRIFSGMGVEFKMNTEVGKDVQLQQLVDDYDAVFLGVGTYKNMRAGLDNEEAPGVYDALPFLVSNTYKVMDLDNPTPFIDMKGKKVVVLGGGDTAMDCVRTSIRQHAANVVCAYRRDEANMPGSRREVKNAREEGVKFKFNLQPIGLELNSAGHVVGVKFVKTALGEPDDAGRRRPEPVEGSEHVLEADAVIMAFGFQPHAMEWLEPFGVELDQWGRIKAPGKQEFQYQTTNSKIFAGGDAVRGSDLVVTAIDEGRKAAEGILDYLEV, via the coding sequence ATGAGCCAGAATGTATACCAATTTATTGATGTGAATCGCGTAGACCCAGCGAAGAAGCCAATCAAGATACGTAAGATTGAGTTTGTAGAGATCTACGAACCTTTCACTAAGCAACAAGCCAAAGCGCAAGCTGACCGCTGTCTAGACTGTGGTAACCCTTACTGTGAATGGAAATGTCCAGTTCACAACTACATCCCTCAGTGGCTCAAACTTGCCAATGAAGGACGCATTATCGAAGCGGCTGAATTGTCCCACCAAACCAACAGCTTGCCTGAGGTTTGCGGACGAGTTTGTCCTCAAGATCGTCTATGTGAAGGCTCTTGTACCCTCAACGACGATTTCGGCGCAGTAACCATCGGCAACATTGAAAAATACATCAATGACAAAGCGTTTGAGATGGGCTGGAAACCAGACATGTCTCACGTTGAATGGACCGACAAAAAGGTCGCGATCATTGGCGCTGGCCCCGCAGGTCTTGCTGCTGCTGACATCTTAGTTCGAAACGGAGTGAAGGCCGTAGTATTTGACCGCTATCCGGAGATCGGTGGCCTGCTCACGTTTGGTATCCCGTCGTTCAAACTAGAGAAAGGCATCATGGAAAACCGTCGCCGTATCTTTAGTGGGATGGGCGTTGAATTTAAGATGAATACCGAAGTCGGTAAAGACGTTCAACTACAACAACTTGTCGATGACTATGATGCTGTTTTCTTAGGGGTCGGTACTTATAAAAACATGCGCGCTGGGTTAGACAACGAAGAAGCACCGGGCGTTTATGATGCCCTACCATTTCTTGTTTCCAACACCTACAAGGTCATGGATCTGGATAACCCAACGCCGTTTATCGACATGAAGGGCAAAAAAGTGGTTGTGCTTGGTGGCGGTGATACCGCGATGGACTGTGTGCGAACGTCTATTCGTCAGCATGCAGCTAACGTTGTTTGTGCTTATCGCCGGGATGAAGCAAACATGCCGGGCTCTCGCCGTGAGGTGAAGAATGCGCGTGAAGAGGGTGTGAAGTTCAAGTTCAACCTCCAACCTATTGGCTTAGAGCTTAACAGCGCTGGTCATGTGGTTGGCGTTAAATTCGTGAAAACCGCTTTGGGTGAACCCGATGACGCAGGTCGTCGTCGTCCGGAACCCGTAGAAGGTAGTGAACACGTTCTAGAAGCCGATGCTGTGATCATGGCATTTGGTTTCCAACCTCATGCAATGGAATGGCTAGAACCATTTGGTGTAGAGCTCGACCAATGGGGACGTATCAAGGCCCCCGGCAAACAAGAGTTTCAATACCAAACTACTAACAGCAAGATCTTTGCCGGTGGCGATGCGGTTCGAGGATCTGATTTAGTGGTAACCGCTATCGATGAAGGCCGTAAAGCCGCGGAAGGGATATTGGATTATCTAGAAGTGTGA